A genomic region of Trifolium pratense cultivar HEN17-A07 linkage group LG3, ARS_RC_1.1, whole genome shotgun sequence contains the following coding sequences:
- the LOC123917025 gene encoding GDSL esterase/lipase At3g26430-like isoform X1 has protein sequence MSWVVISTVLTVIMVPYPVTEAKKCNFPAIFNFGDSNSDTGGLSAAFGQVPTPNGITFFHTPAGRYSDGRLIIDFLAQNLGLPYLSAYLESVGSNFSNGANFATAGSTIRPQNKTLSQSGYSPISLDVQLVEYSDFKAKSILIRKKGGVFKKLLPKEEYFSKALYTFDIGHNDITAGYNLDMTTEQVKAYIPNVLDQFSNVIRSVYKEGGRSFWIHNVGPIGCLAYMLDRYPVSAAETDNFGCAKPFNEVSQYFNHNLNETIVQLREELPKATIIYVDVYTVKYNLISHAQKYGFDENSVVACCGDGGKYNFNNHARCGATKIVNGEKIVIAKSCKDPSVKIIWDGIHFTEAANEWIFEQIANGEFSDPPISLKSTSLKIACRGNVSSYHY, from the exons ATGTCATGGGTTGTAATTTCAACGGTGCTCACAGTAATTATGGTTCCATATCCTGTAACTGAAGCAAAGAAGTGTAATTTTCCAGCAATATTCAACTTCGGAGATTCAAATTCCGACACTGGTGGCCTCTCAGCAGCTTTCGGACAAGTTCCTACACCCAACGGAATCACTTTTTTTCACACTCCTGCTGGACGCTACTCCGATGGTCGTCTCATCATTGATTTCTTAG CACAAAACTTGGGGTTGCCTTATTTGAGTGCCTACTTGGAGTCGGTAGGTTCAAACTTTAGCAATGGAGCAAATTTCGCAACAGCAGGATCAACTATAAGACCTCAGAACAAAACTTTATCTCAGAGTGGATACAGTCCTATATCTCTAGACGTTCAACTTGTAGAGTACTCTGATTTCAAAGCTAAATCCATACTTATTCGAAAAAAGG GAGGggtgtttaagaaattgttGCCCAAAGAAGAGTATTTTTCTAAGGCTTTATACACTTTTGATATTGGCCATAATGATATCACTGCCGGCTACAATCTCGACATGACCACAGAACAAGTTAAAGCATATATACCTAATGTATTAGACCAGTTCTCGAATGTCATAAGG AGTGTATACAAGGAAGGTGGAAGGTCATTTTGGATACACAATGTAGGTCCAATTGGTTGCCTCGCATACATGTTGGATCGCTATCCGGTGAGTGCAGCTGAAACCGATAACTTCGGTTGTGCCAAACCGTTCAACGAGGTGTCCCAATACTTTAACCACAATTTGAATGAAACTATTGTGCAACTTAGGGAAGAGCTTCCAAAGGCCACAATCATATATGTTGATGTGTACACAGTGAAGTACAACCTCATTAGCCATGCCCAAAAATACG GTTTTGATGAGAATAGTGTGGTTGCATGTTGTGGAGATGGTGGAAAGTACAACTTCAATAATCATGCAAGATGTGGAGCTACAAAGATTGTGAATGGTGAAAAAATTGTGATAGCTAAATCCTGTAAAGATCCAAGTGTGAAGATTATCTGGGATGGGATTCATTTCACTGAAGCTGCTAATGAATGGATTTTTGAACAAATAGCTAATGGAGAATTTTCAGATCCACCAATCTCTTTAAAATCAACTTCTTTAAAAATAGCTTGTCGTGGCAATGTATCCAGCTATCACTATTAA
- the LOC123917025 gene encoding GDSL esterase/lipase At3g26430-like isoform X3, translated as MSWVVISTVLTVIMVPYPVTEAKKCNFPAIFNFGDSNSDTGGLSAAFGQVPTPNGITFFHTPAGRYSDGRLIIDFLGGVFKKLLPKEEYFSKALYTFDIGHNDITAGYNLDMTTEQVKAYIPNVLDQFSNVIRSVYKEGGRSFWIHNVGPIGCLAYMLDRYPVSAAETDNFGCAKPFNEVSQYFNHNLNETIVQLREELPKATIIYVDVYTVKYNLISHAQKYGFDENSVVACCGDGGKYNFNNHARCGATKIVNGEKIVIAKSCKDPSVKIIWDGIHFTEAANEWIFEQIANGEFSDPPISLKSTSLKIACRGNVSSYHY; from the exons ATGTCATGGGTTGTAATTTCAACGGTGCTCACAGTAATTATGGTTCCATATCCTGTAACTGAAGCAAAGAAGTGTAATTTTCCAGCAATATTCAACTTCGGAGATTCAAATTCCGACACTGGTGGCCTCTCAGCAGCTTTCGGACAAGTTCCTACACCCAACGGAATCACTTTTTTTCACACTCCTGCTGGACGCTACTCCGATGGTCGTCTCATCATTGATTTCTTAG GAGGggtgtttaagaaattgttGCCCAAAGAAGAGTATTTTTCTAAGGCTTTATACACTTTTGATATTGGCCATAATGATATCACTGCCGGCTACAATCTCGACATGACCACAGAACAAGTTAAAGCATATATACCTAATGTATTAGACCAGTTCTCGAATGTCATAAGG AGTGTATACAAGGAAGGTGGAAGGTCATTTTGGATACACAATGTAGGTCCAATTGGTTGCCTCGCATACATGTTGGATCGCTATCCGGTGAGTGCAGCTGAAACCGATAACTTCGGTTGTGCCAAACCGTTCAACGAGGTGTCCCAATACTTTAACCACAATTTGAATGAAACTATTGTGCAACTTAGGGAAGAGCTTCCAAAGGCCACAATCATATATGTTGATGTGTACACAGTGAAGTACAACCTCATTAGCCATGCCCAAAAATACG GTTTTGATGAGAATAGTGTGGTTGCATGTTGTGGAGATGGTGGAAAGTACAACTTCAATAATCATGCAAGATGTGGAGCTACAAAGATTGTGAATGGTGAAAAAATTGTGATAGCTAAATCCTGTAAAGATCCAAGTGTGAAGATTATCTGGGATGGGATTCATTTCACTGAAGCTGCTAATGAATGGATTTTTGAACAAATAGCTAATGGAGAATTTTCAGATCCACCAATCTCTTTAAAATCAACTTCTTTAAAAATAGCTTGTCGTGGCAATGTATCCAGCTATCACTATTAA
- the LOC123917025 gene encoding GDSL esterase/lipase At3g26430-like isoform X2 → MSWVVISTVLTVIMVPYPVTEAKKCNFPAIFNFGDSNSDTGGLSAAFGQVPTPNGITFFHTPAGRYSDGRLIIDFLGSNFSNGANFATAGSTIRPQNKTLSQSGYSPISLDVQLVEYSDFKAKSILIRKKGGVFKKLLPKEEYFSKALYTFDIGHNDITAGYNLDMTTEQVKAYIPNVLDQFSNVIRSVYKEGGRSFWIHNVGPIGCLAYMLDRYPVSAAETDNFGCAKPFNEVSQYFNHNLNETIVQLREELPKATIIYVDVYTVKYNLISHAQKYGFDENSVVACCGDGGKYNFNNHARCGATKIVNGEKIVIAKSCKDPSVKIIWDGIHFTEAANEWIFEQIANGEFSDPPISLKSTSLKIACRGNVSSYHY, encoded by the exons ATGTCATGGGTTGTAATTTCAACGGTGCTCACAGTAATTATGGTTCCATATCCTGTAACTGAAGCAAAGAAGTGTAATTTTCCAGCAATATTCAACTTCGGAGATTCAAATTCCGACACTGGTGGCCTCTCAGCAGCTTTCGGACAAGTTCCTACACCCAACGGAATCACTTTTTTTCACACTCCTGCTGGACGCTACTCCGATGGTCGTCTCATCATTGATTTCTTAG GTTCAAACTTTAGCAATGGAGCAAATTTCGCAACAGCAGGATCAACTATAAGACCTCAGAACAAAACTTTATCTCAGAGTGGATACAGTCCTATATCTCTAGACGTTCAACTTGTAGAGTACTCTGATTTCAAAGCTAAATCCATACTTATTCGAAAAAAGG GAGGggtgtttaagaaattgttGCCCAAAGAAGAGTATTTTTCTAAGGCTTTATACACTTTTGATATTGGCCATAATGATATCACTGCCGGCTACAATCTCGACATGACCACAGAACAAGTTAAAGCATATATACCTAATGTATTAGACCAGTTCTCGAATGTCATAAGG AGTGTATACAAGGAAGGTGGAAGGTCATTTTGGATACACAATGTAGGTCCAATTGGTTGCCTCGCATACATGTTGGATCGCTATCCGGTGAGTGCAGCTGAAACCGATAACTTCGGTTGTGCCAAACCGTTCAACGAGGTGTCCCAATACTTTAACCACAATTTGAATGAAACTATTGTGCAACTTAGGGAAGAGCTTCCAAAGGCCACAATCATATATGTTGATGTGTACACAGTGAAGTACAACCTCATTAGCCATGCCCAAAAATACG GTTTTGATGAGAATAGTGTGGTTGCATGTTGTGGAGATGGTGGAAAGTACAACTTCAATAATCATGCAAGATGTGGAGCTACAAAGATTGTGAATGGTGAAAAAATTGTGATAGCTAAATCCTGTAAAGATCCAAGTGTGAAGATTATCTGGGATGGGATTCATTTCACTGAAGCTGCTAATGAATGGATTTTTGAACAAATAGCTAATGGAGAATTTTCAGATCCACCAATCTCTTTAAAATCAACTTCTTTAAAAATAGCTTGTCGTGGCAATGTATCCAGCTATCACTATTAA
- the LOC123917024 gene encoding GDSL esterase/lipase At3g26430-like: MKMRVMEQYGEKLRQVIIIMSWVVISTVVTCSVTEARNCSFPYPAIFNFGDSNSDTGGLSAAFGQAPPPNGITFFHTPAGRYSDGRLIIDFLAQNLGLPYLSAYLDSVGSNFSNGANFATAGSTIRPQNTTKSQSGYSPISLDVQLIQYSDFKTRSILIRKKGDMLKTLLPKEEYFSKALYTFDIGQNDLTAGYKLNMTTEQVKAYIPDVLGQFSNVIRSVYKEGARSFWIHNTGPLGCLPYMLDRYPMNAAQIDKFGCATPFNEVAQYFNHKLKEIVVQLRKELSEATIVYVDVYTVKYTLISQAQKHGFENGVIACCGHGGKYNFNNTERCGATKIVNGEKIVIAKSCKDPSVRIIWDGIHYTEAANKWIFQQIVNGHFSDPSISLKMDCHDHESIHQY; encoded by the exons ATGAAAATGAGAGTTATGGAGCAATATGGAGAGAAATTGAGacaagttattattattatgtcatGGGTTGTAATTTCAACAGTGGTAACATGTTCTGTAACTGAAGCAAGGAATTGTAGTTTCCCTTACCCAGCAATATTCAATTTTGGAGATTCAAATTCCGACACTGGTGGCCTCTCAGCAGCTTTTGGACAAGCTCCTCCTCCCAATGGAATCACTTTTTTTCACACTCCTGCCGGACGCTATTCCGATGGTCGTCTCATCATTGATTTCTTAG CACAAAACTTAGGGTTGCCTTATTTGAGTGCCTACTTGGACTCAGTAGGTTCAAACTTCAGTAATGGGGCCAATTTTGCAACAGCAGGATCCACAATTAGACCTCAGAATACAACGAAGTCTCAAAGTGGATATAGTCCTATATCCCTAGACGTTCAACTTATACAATACTCTGATTTCAAAACAAGATCCATACTTATTCGCAAAAAAG GAGATATGCTTAAAACATTGTTGCCCAAAGAAGAGTATTTTTCTAAGGCTTTATACACTTTTGATATTGGCCAAAATGATCTCACTGCTGGCTACAAACTCAACATGACCACTGAACAAGTCAAGGCATATATACCTGATGTATTAGGCCAGTTCTCTAATGTCATAAGG AGTGTATACAAAGAAGGTGCAAGGTCGTTTTGGATACACAACACAGGTCCATTGGGATGCCTCCCATACATGTTGGACCGATATCCGATGAATGCAGCCCAAATAGATAAATTTGGGTGTGCCACACCGTTCAACGAGGTGGCACAATATTTTAACcacaaattaaaagaaattgttGTGCAACTGAGGAAAGAGCTTTCAGAAGCCACGATTGTGTATGTTGATGTGTACACAGTGAAGTACACCCTCATTAGCCAAGCACAAAAACACG GTTTTGAGAATGGTGTGATTGCATGTTGTGGACATGGTGGGAAGTACAACTTCAATAATACAGAAAGATGTGGAGCTACCAAGATTGTGAATGGAGAAAAAATTGTGATAGCTAAATCATGTAAAGATCCAAGTGTGAGAATTATTTGGGATGGAATTCATTACACTGAAGCTGCTAATAAGTGGATCTTCCAACAAATTGTTAATGGACATTTTTCAGATCCATCTATCTCTTTGAAAATGGATTGTCATGACCATGAATCCATCCACCAATATTAG
- the LOC123917023 gene encoding eukaryotic translation initiation factor 4B2-like produces MSKPWGNIGAWAADSEAAEAEEREAAAKEASAGSDNFPSLKEAVTAKPKKNKKMSLSEFARGGYSSGGGATDYPRLTPDEMLRLPTGPKERSAEEMQYNRLGGGFSNFDRGGRGRDRDGGSGDGNWGAGRRSYGGFDDERRTPNSRVSEFDQPSRADEVDNWASVKKTLPSFDSGRQNRYGGGGGGGDRYGGGAGGGDRYGGGGGGGFSGESKADGVDNWAVGKKPLPVRSSGYGYRDSGTEPDRWSRGSAVEPDRWSRGAPRETEQQRTRLVLDPRKTDGSVNEAPVAKTNKPNPFGAARPREEVLAEKGYDWKKLDSEIEAKNRPTSSHSSRPSSAQSNRSEGPDGAVKPRPKVNPFGDAKPREVLLSERGKDWRKIDLELEHRAVDRPETEEEKLLKEEIDNLKKELEKEPTINSNKESADDAGVDQTGTRAVLQEKERELELLIRDLDDKVRFGQKAVERPGSSAGKTAGFSDRPPSRSGSFEDSRSVDFTDRPRSRGTGDMSMRPTDDRRQFQGSKERGWFANSRDLNRSRSRERW; encoded by the exons ATGTCGAAACCCTGGGGCAACATCGGAGCTTGGGCCGCCGATTCCGAGGCAGCCGAAGCCGAGGAACGTGAAGCCGCGGCTAAGGAAGCTTCCGCCGGGTCAGATAACTTCCCGAGTCTCAAAGAAGCCGTTACTGCTAAACcgaagaagaataagaagatGTCTCTTTCTGAGTTCGCACGTGGCGGTTACTCTTCCGGTGGTGGCGCTACCGATTATCCTCGATTGACACCGGATGAAATGCTTCGGCTTCCTACCGGTCCTAAGGAGCGTTCTGCTGAGGAAATGCAGTATAACCGTCTTGGTGGTGGTTTTTCAAATTTTGACCGTGGTGGTCGTGGTAGGGATCGTGATGGTGGCTCTGGAGATGGTAATTGGGGTGCTGGAAGAAGATCTTATGGTGGATTTGATGATGAACGTAGGACTCCGAATTCTAGGGTTTCGGAATTTGATCAACCGTCGAGGGCTGATGAGGTGGATAATTGGGCTTCGGTGAAGAAGACACTTCCTTCGTTTGATTCCGGTAGGCAGAATCGATATGGGggtggtggtggcggtggtGATCGATATGGGGGTGGTGCTGGCGGTGGTGATCGATATGGGGGTGGCGGTGGTGGTGGTTTTAGTGGTGAATCTAAGGCTGATGGAGTGGACAATTGGGCGGTTGGTAAGAAACCTCTACCTGTTAGATCTTCTGGTTATGGTTATCGTGATTCTGGAACCGAACCAGATCGGTGGTCTAGGGGTTCTGCTGTTGAACCAGATCGTTGGTCCAGAGGTGCACCTCGTGAAACGGAGCAGCAACGAACGAGGTTGGTGTTGGATCCAAGGAAAACTGATGGTTCTGTGAATGAAGCTCCAGTGGCAAAGACAAATAAGCCGAATCCATTTGGTGCGGCGAGGCCTAGGGAGGAAGTGTTAGCTGAGAAAGGATATGATTGGAAGAAGCTGGATTCTGAGATTGAAGCAAAAAATAGGCCTACAAGTTCACATTCTAGCAGGCCTTCAAGTGCTCAGTCCAATCGCTCTGAGGGTCCAGATGGTGCGGTGAAACCGAGGCCAAAGGTGAATCCTTTTGGGGATGCCAAACCCAGGGAGGTTTTGCTTAGCGAGCGTGGCAAGGATTGGCGGAAGATTGATCTGGAATTGGAGCATCGTGCTGTTGATAG GCCTGAGACCGAGGaggaaaaattattaaaagaagaaattgataatttgaagAAGGAACTTGAGAAGGAGCCTACgataaattcaaataaggaATCTGCGGATGATGCTGGTGTAGACCAAACTGGTACGCGTGCAGTGCtacaagagaaagaaagggAGCTGGAACTACTTATCCGTGATTTGGATGATAAAGTTCGTTTTGGGCAGAAAGCTGTTGAAAGGCCAGGTTCGTCAGCAGGAAAGACTGCTGGTTTTTCTGATAGGCCACCATCTCGTTCTGGCTCATTTGAGGATTCTAGAAGTGTGGATTTTACGGACCGACCTCGATCCCGTGGTACAGGAGATATGTCGATGCGTCCTACTGATGACAGAAGACAATTTCAAGGTAGCAAGGAAAGAGGGTGGTTTGCGAACAGCAGAGACTTGAATAG GTCAAGGTCCAGAGAGAGATGGTGA